From the genome of Clostridiales bacterium, one region includes:
- a CDS encoding type II toxin-antitoxin system PemK/MazF family toxin, with protein sequence MEKPNIKRGSIYFADLSPVVGSEQGGLRPVLIIQNDIGNKHSPTIIAAAITSQINKAKLPTHIELKGEKFGLNKDSVILLEQIRTLDKRRLKEKIGELDEKTMESVNKAILISLGFF encoded by the coding sequence ATGGAAAAACCGAACATAAAAAGAGGCTCAATATATTTCGCCGACCTAAGTCCGGTGGTAGGAAGTGAACAGGGCGGCTTGCGCCCTGTATTGATAATTCAAAACGATATAGGCAACAAACATAGCCCTACGATTATAGCCGCCGCGATAACAAGCCAAATAAACAAGGCAAAACTGCCCACCCATATAGAACTAAAAGGCGAAAAATTTGGACTTAATAAGGATTCGGTAATATTATTAGAACAAATACGCACATTGGATAAAAGACGCCTAAAGGAAAAAATAGGCGAACTGGACGAAAAAACCATGGAGAGCGTCAATAAAGCCATACTTATTTCGTTAGGATTTTTTTAG